In Pagrus major chromosome 23, Pma_NU_1.0, the genomic window TCTAATCAATAtcacagtctgtcctccagcagGAGTTCAGATCCTGAGactgtagtgtgatgtcacaatgcaACAACTTAAATTATAAACAGAATAttcataaaatatatacataatgtGTGAAGTGTAAATAATGATTATTGAGCTGAAgatgcaaaaaacacaaatatagaaaaaatacaaatgtctaAAACCTGTGGAAGTGAGACGtggataaaaaacacaaatctaaatatgtacaaacaacaaacaaaagaattacaaataaataaaaattaaattaaagtgttAATTAAGTGTTTGTTACTCGACactgccctctggtggacagTTTGTACAGAAGCAGCTGACTGCTGAAAACACTCAGTTACTGAAGAGGAGTCAGAGtcacagtctgtcctccaggagaagttcaggtacttgagtaaaaacagactctggtaaaagtagaagtactgattcaacttgtttgctccagtaaaagtaatcgagtacaggctctgacatgtactcagagtatcagagtagaaagtctccctctgaaggacatttgtggtcaaagctgactgaagctcacgtcatattaatacaattcaaagactattaaagttaaaggtagagtcagtaggattcatcatctgtgtgattcaaacaggatcaatactTCATGTGTCTCTTCATCACTACCAGACAAAGCTTTGATCAATAAGCTCCATGAGGGGAacaggaaggggcggggcttcagctcaCCTGTGGGTGACGTCCCATCGACACATTTGAGttgaaaaccaaacaaagacaaactgaatcGAAGGTCTCATTAGTTTCTTTAATAATTCTTTCCAGTACAAGATGCTGCATCACTTTCGtcttttttgctgctgttttttttttgtatctttatgtttttttaggaACGACGTTATCAATAGAAGATTTGTACACAGTGAGCGATctggaggggggaggggggttgtTGGGTTCCTTTGTGCTGATGTGTTTGGTCCGGTCGGAGCCCAACGAGGCTGAACGTTCACGATGATTAAAGGAATGTCATCAGCAGATTATCATCAACAACATAAAGATCACCATCGTGTGTCCTGATCGATCAATACTGGTCAAtaaaaagtatcaaaattaTATCATCAGTTTTAACAATACAGTAACAGAGTGTCTGCCTGCGAGTACCCACACCTCAAAGGAAAATACTTGTAAACTGGCAGAAAGTACTCAGGAAGTACTCACATGGTTGGCAAAAGTACTCGAACTGAGGAATCTGAACCAGAACCTCGTTTACTGAAGAGGAACAAAAACCTTCACTGAagcttttgttctgttttcatttggaTTTCATCATCGACACCGGCGCCGCTCATATTTCATATAAAAccagtgaagaaataaaatatagaaaataaaacacaaattaataatCTGACTCAGTTCGGCTGAGAACGTTCGAGGCGACGATGTGAAACTAAACTGTTTTACTGAGAACAGGAAGTGAATCTTACTAAAGTCAGTTTGGATTTTACGtccaaagaaattaaaaataaagatcttCTCCTGCGTGACGAAGGCGATCAGCTGACTGAGGAAACTGACCGCGTCagacatgttggtttattttcgTTTTCAGAGATCCTTCATTGATTTGTCTGTGAAGAGGactcactctggacagattagaGAAGCTGAACTGaatttctctctgctgcagtttattgttgaatcactgaaggctgccgtttgttgtttattgttggtgAATATTAATCAATATAAAGTCAAGCTGCTGTTGTCAATATGTTTGTATAGAAGAGTTTGAACATGTAAATAACAGCTGTCGGCCACAGCCCGACTCAGGAGGAATTCTTATAAAAGAGCCGTTTGTTGAATGAGACGGTTTGTTTTTGCACCAGGACACATTTTGGTTTAAAGAGTTTTATTTTCGTCTAACGCGTCCAGGAGGATTAATGACACTGTTCTGACTCCTGCAGTCGATGATTCATCAATATTCCAAGATGAAAGTGTTTGTGGGCCCATCAGTAACGACACAAACCTGATCTGAGCTCGTTTACAaactgataatcaattaattgtttcagttgaTCATTTTCTggttcagcttcttaaatgtctgacagtaaatgaagagtctttggatttttgggacatttgaggacgtctcATTTGATCAGAGACGTGGACTCGAGTCAGTGTTTTGAATCAATGACACTAAAACATGTTTCTCGTCCACACGACcttcgtttttcaaaatatctCCGGACACACGAGCTGCTGAAACAGACACGTCAGGCCGTGAAGAGTTTCACAGGAACATATTAATATAGTCTGTGTTTAATacaggcagagaagaagagatgtttgtcttgtcGTGTCATTATAGAAGCTATAGGTCTGACTACAATTagaattaaaactgcaagcagtgatgaacgggccctcgcagtccatgcgcgtcggggcgtgctgctgtcgcggcttgttcatgcaacaacttccgttgaggaatcagaagtgaaggcagtcaagctgttctttcgtcatttagcaataaaagcgccacctaatggccgatttgcaccaaattttgtagaaatgctcatcgtgtcatggaacacaactgtcaaaagttttgtgttactCAGAGTGTATTTCGTCAAGttatgcaagactgtctgtttgaccacaatgtgagTGAAGTgctatattttgggcgttctttggactatcacaattcttttaataactttttgtcaggagcgtccacagatgctgtgtgcaaagtttggtgcaaattggtgaaattgcctgggaggagttcgaaaaagtaggtttgcgaatttgtgaaaaaaaacggtaggcggaaatgggcgtggcctatatcaggagattcagcacaattcactaAACGCGTGGgtataaggtttttgaatgtgcgacaaagtatgtgggagttattagccaaaacgcactttccttgattatagcgccacctagtggtagAAATtaacaacgacaacagattataaaatttttcgccaggtctgatctatattccaagtttggtgagttttttgttcaggcagtgaaaaatgcgatcattttggcagaagaaaaataaataataatcattagaaaaacaataggtagcaggtttcctgctcgggctctaaatatttattatatctcatcataaatcataaatcatcTCTGTATTTAAACAGATCGAGTCCGTTTCTTTGTTCTATAGagttatttgggcattttgttaAAAGTAACTAGAGAGTAATTtattactctacgcagacagtaatatattactgtaaaatgAAGATAGCTAGTAATATGtcatattttgcattttgaaagtaacttgccaaCAGCAGAGAAGAACAGTCTGAGCGTGCTCAGTGAACTTTTCTTCTTTGGTGGTagcaacttaaaaaaaaccaGCAGTAACAAAACATGAGCGTTGATTTAACACCTGCCTGACACACCTGAaggaaccagaaccagaaccagaggcTGAAGCTGAAGACAGACGAcgacttttaaataaaataaaccttaGAGggtgtgaaaaaataaataaatctgtttttagtGACCTAAAATGGCGTCTGTGTGGACGAGAGACCAAAACATTCAggaaagtttgttttgttaaatatcCGTCTTAGTGAGGACACGACCTCGGACTCAGGAGTTAAAGACTCGTGACTCGAATGACTCGTTGATTTGATGTTTCAGGGTTAGTTTCAGTGGCGGGAGGGAAAAGTTTGTGATTGAGAAGTATTAAGaaagatttaagattttttttgtttacatttatttcagcaGTCTCAACAAATAATTCAGGTTTATAAAGACGGACGCTGCAGGTCGGACTCAGGTTTCTTTGGTGGGAAAAAGTGCCTCGACTCGACCAGGAAAACTGACTTGGGCTCACGTGTTTTTATAGACTGAAGTATCGGCTGATATTTTGTGGTCAGACTTTTGGACCTCCATCATGTTTGTATCAGTTCCTCTACAGTCCAGCACGAGCCGGGCTCAGTTATCAcctgaacagaaacacaaacatgacgGATCGTTTCATGATTCTGTGTCTGACTTTATCCAGATAAACTCCTGAAGCTTCAGTCTAAACACTCGTTGTTCCTCACTGTGACGTCTCAGTTACAGACGCTGTGCTGAGCCTACAGGACGTGAACTCTTCTGATTGGTCGTCAGTAAACGAGGTGCTGGTTCAGGAGCTGCTGGTCTGTTTGAGTAAAAAAACACGAGTGAAGTACTCACACTGGTGACTGAAGTATTTGTGCTTGTGTATCGGTGAGTACTCACTCCAACATGAGTACTGGACTCCtcagccacacagacacacaccacatgacaacacacacacagacgctcGTCCAGCCGCCCAcagataaaatgtaaaagagcTCAAAGTATGAAAACGTAAGAAAGATTTATATATCGATTTATAAAAAAGAGGATAATACTTTGTTTAAAGGGTCCGTTTGTTTTAGCTACTGTCGCTGCCCaccgtgctgctgctgctgctggtgctgctgctgctgctgctgctcgccgTGTCCGTCCGCTCCCGTTTGTGGATCTGCTCGTGAGCTTTGAGGTGACCTGATTGGCTGAAAGTCTTGGCGCACTGTGGGCAGGCGTACGGCCGCTCCCCCGTGTGGATCTGCTGGTGAGCCTTCAGGTGTCCGAGGCGGCCGAAGCTCTTCCCGCACTGTGTGCAGCCGAACGGCCGCTCGCCCGAGTGGATCTTCTCGTGGGTCTTTAAGACGCCCGAGTTGCTGAAAGTCTTGCCGCACTGCGAGCAGGTGAAGGGCTTCTCGCCCGTGTGGATCTGCACGTGGTTGCGGTAGCTCGTCTCCTTGCTGAAGCTCTTGCCGCAGTGCTGGCAGCAGAACGGCCTCTCGCCCGTGTGGCTCAGCTGATGAGCCTTCAGCTCCTTCGATTGGCCGAAGCTCTTCCCGCAGGTGACGCAGATGAACGGGCGCTCGCCGGTGTGCAGCCGCTGGTGCGAGCGCAGGTCGTCGGCCTTGGTGAAGCCTTTGGGACAGTGAGCGCACACGTACGGCTTCTGGCCCGTGTGGATCAGCTGGTGGCGTTTCAGGTTCCCTGCCTGGCCGAAGCTCTTGCCGCACTGCGAGCAGGTGTAGGGCCGCTCGCCGGTGTGGATGCGCTGGTGCGTCTTCAGGTTTCCCAGCGTGCTGAAGTTCTTCCCGCACTGTGTGCACGAGAACGGCTTCTCCCCCTGCATGTTGCGAGGTTTCCTCACCGTCGGGCTCTGGGTTTTAGTCGTGATGACCAGACCTCCTCCCTGACCCGTCGCCGCCGTCCCCTCCGCCGCCGTCTTCCCCTCCTCGGCTGTCTGCAGCTCATAAAGCCCCGCCCCTCCGAACTCGGCGTCCAGTTTGCCGATGCCGTCCATCAGCAGGGCGTCGGGCCGCAGCTTGTTGAGCTCTGTGCGCAGCTCGGCCATGTGGATGGACTCGAGGCCGTTGTGTGGCAGGTGGGACGACATGGTGCCCGACTCGGTGTAGTAACACTGCAGGTCCACGTGGTGGTCCGACTTGATGTACTCCAGAGTGTCCGtcacctgaaaaacacacacacacacacacacacacacacacacacacacacacacatacacacacacacatacatcagcATCAACTGGAACcactacacaacacaacactgtagcacacacactgtgtgagcaggtgtgtgtttaaCAGAATCAGTGGTCAGTTAATGATCTGAGGATCAGGAGACGTTGAGCTCAGCAGGATCAGTGACTGAACGCTCTGACCAGGACACGGACAGCAGATGTACTCGGATGGACGTGAGTACTTGAGTACTCCACTTGGTTCTCAGCACATGatcaatatataaataatcacatttatttatataataaaaatatttaaaaaaatatatatataaaagtaaaCTGACTGTTCTACATTAGAAGGTCCCTGTAGAAGTGAAAACCTGCTGATCAGTCTGATCAATGATCTGCTGTTACAtgtgtgagcaggtgttacaggagtgagcaggtgttacaggagtgagcaggtgttacaggtgtgagcaggtgtgagcaggtgttacaggtgtgagcaggtgttacaggaatgagcaggtgttacaggagtgagcaggtgttgcaggtgtgagcaggtgttacaggagtgagcaggtgttgcaggtgtgagcaggtgttacaggtgtgagcaggtgttacaggagtgagcaggtgttacaggtgtgagcaggtgttacaggtgtgagcaggtgttacatgtgtgagcaggtgttacaggtgtgagcaggtgttacaggagtgagcaggtgttacaggtgtgagcaggtgttacaggagtgagcaggtgttacaggtgtgagcaggtgttacaggtgtgagcaggtgttacatgtgtgagcaggtgttacaggtgtgagcaggtgttacaggagtgagcaggtgttacaggtgtgagcaggtgttacaggagtgagcaggtgttgcaggtgttacaggtgtgagcaggtgttacaggagtgagcaggtgttgcaggagtgagcaggtgttacaggagtgagcaggtgttgcaggtgttacaggtgtgagcaggtgttacaggagtgagcaggtgttacatgtgtgagcaggtgtgagcaggtgttacaggagtgagcaggtgttacatgtgtgagcaggtgtgagcaggtgttacaggagtgagcaggtgttacaggagtgagcaggtgttacaggagtgagcaggtgttacatgtgtgagcaggtgtgagGGGGCTCCATCTTTACCTGGGAGATGTAGTCAAACACGGAGCTGGGCTCGTAGTGCGACTTGTAGTCCAGCTCTGTGACGTCGGCGTGGTGGAAGTGGCCCAGGTGGTGGTTGCCGTGGTGACCGTGATGCTCGGACTTGATGTAGTCGAGGCCGCTGATCTCCATCTTGATCTGGTCCTGGCCCAGCTCGGCGGTGGACAGCGGCTGGATCTCGGACAGGTCGACGGTCCGGATGGGCTCCAGGTCCCCGTCCTCCGGCTCGCTCTTCACGCACGGCAGCATCACCAGCGGCTCGGCGATCTCCGCCGCCAGCGAGCTGAGTGTGGGCGTGGGGCAGTCGGAGGACAGCAGGGCCAGGGTCGGCGCTGGGGCCGAGGAGGCGGGCCCTGTGCCGCAGTCCACCTGCAGGGAGGGGTCCATAGGCGGGGGAGGGGACCCGCAATCGGGGGGAAGCCCGAGACTCAAACACTCGGTCTCTAAGTCTGTCATGGTGAGGGGCGGGGCTATTCCTCCTCACCTGACTCTGGTTCAACACCTGAAGTCTCACTGAGGTTATAAAGTccaccttcttctcctcctcctccccaagTCCGTCCTCTGAAGAAATCTACCTGTCCTGAGAGGGGAGGAGCTGAGAGGTAGGGGGCGTGTCCCTGAGCGTCACCCTTGTTGTGCTGATGTCACCACCCACACCTGCCTGGGAGGagcctgcagacagagagggaggagggggtgttAATGTGAGGGGAGGGAACCTGGAGTGAAGAGCTGCGACGTCTTCACAGGAACGTTTTCAGACGTTTAAAGAAGCTACGgggaacttttattttgttgagcctggcgccccctgtggtaTAAAGCGGTATGAGCAGCATCACATCCTGTAGATTTAACAGGATGTTTGGGGATGAGGTCATGTGTCTGTTAGGCTACATGTTAGCACATTATCAACATTGTCAGTAATGTTACGTCTTTATAATTACGAGCcaacagtaaaaagaaaagcttgttATCAACGCTAACAAAACGTTACATTATAAGTCAGTTGTTCTGACCAGAGGTACAggagtatctgctgccgtagCAAcggactacagagcagcttctcttctcaattcatcctcagcatcAACAGGTTTCTGATTTTCATTAAAGCTCTTCTAGGAGACCACGTGGgcacttaaaggtcccatattctgcttcatgtttttattttgggtgtctgcatactcagtgtttctgcagcacctctattcaccctctgtctgaactctcctgtctctttaaggccctcgTCCAGAagagcccagtctgctctgattggtcagctttcacaggcctgagcaagcACCGCCCACCATGTTTCCGATCAGCTCGGCCAGTGTTTATCCAACCATGAACATTCTGGGGGGCGGagactgtatagttgtgacatcacgaAGTTACAGAAGTCCAGACTGCTCGTTTAATGGAACGCTTTGATAGTTTAGATTtaaaactgtcactgtgtgcTGAAGCATTAATTTAGATCCTTAATCTGCTGAAATACAAGATGATGCTAAAATAAACGATCtgcagcctttttattttacgttatcaataattaatgaattcattcatttgaaAGCGTGCGTGTATGTGGATAACAAAATGAGGGTGTGTGCTCTGCTGTGATGTTAGCGTGATAATcccagcagcctctctgctgctctgttagcTCCACCACAGTTTGTTTAACGTGTTGGCTGCTgcgctgtgtgtttgttagcttgttagcggTTGTCAGCTGGTCTAGTTTGTTCCGCTCTGCTCCGTTGACGTGATGCAGTAACGTCTCATGATGGCCAATGCTTTTCACAAACGCGGCCTGCTTAGCACTCAGATGCATAagtgggtcaaaaatgacccggTGAGGTTGTTTTCTCACAATATCTTCATGATGAAAAGTTGTTATTTCATATTCcagcaaaaacatgtttctgatgtCATGACATTTAcatcttttatacattttaagtaATGTTAGTTTTTGTATTACCACTATAGCCAAAGCTTTATTGTGGACTAAACACTTCACATGTCAGAATTATcttcatcttttacttcagaaaatgtgtgtgtgggtgtgttttatCCATATTGTGTGGAAGAGTAACGTTGTGTGTTATTATCATGTATCAGCAAATTAGCCTCCTTCatagttagctaacattaatcATTCTTGTGTAgaccaaaatacaaaacaagtgtAGGGTCCAAACACTCGTCCATCTCAGGTGTTCGTCTTGTAATTATTATGTAATTATTCAGTCATTGAATAAAAGAAACGCTTGTCACGGCTGCCTTGAACTTCAGGATAACTCGAGCGTGTGCGCTGAGACAAGAATCACGACTCGTGTGAATCGTTTTTATTACCGACCCGTGATTTGTACCGCTGATCGACCCGCTTCATcatcaaaacagacaggaagtcaaactaTTCTATAACGAGGAACCTTTAAAGACCAGCGACGTTGTTCCAGGTCTGCTGTTCAACTGAGAACACGAACGATCAATATCATCTGCTCGGGAATAAACTTGACTCTGAAATGCAAAcagaacatttacattaaaggagcagtccgtagttctggtgaagaaatgttaatgagcacaGACGGAGCTTCACCGcctgaaacaaactaaataaacaaactgttttcaaagttttcttagttttactttgtttatgtgtggcggaccctgccacctttctagcttcaaacggtgttctgggaccttattttcctctgagaacagctcgtttattcacttatggacaaagtctgtgttattacctcattattattgtaaatatcaagattcagactttgcatttcttctgtaaaactacagactgctcctttaaagtgtgTCCCCGCAGCCCAGAGCTGCCTGACCCGCAGCAGCTCGGTTTCACAGAACTTCATGTGAACTGAACACTTTACTGCACATTACACAACTACTAccagcaccacacacacacacacacacacacacacacacacacacacacacacacacacacacacagaaaagttaACTTGAGTAAAGTTGGTTCTGGTCTGGTCCCGCCGGGCCGCTCGGAGCCGGGCCCGGCTGCAGGTACCTGTCTCAGACTCTCAGGTAGCCTCAACTCGCCACGCAGCCTCTGAACAAACCGAGTGGAGAATCTGGCGGTGATTTTCGCtcagaggatgtgtgtgtctgtgtgtgtctgtgtgtgtctgtccgctccacaccaacacaacacctccacctcccgTTAATGTGCACcgactgtgctgtgtgtgttgctgtgcgGGAGAAAAGTCGTCCTGACGGAGCAGGAAGCGCGTTGCAGCCGCTTTACTGCCATACAAAGACAGGGCAAGATGCCATGTCTAGCTAGCTAGCAGAGCTAGCAGTGGCCATCTTGTTTATCACACTAACGTCGTTTGCAGcctgctaagctaactagcagagctagctgctgttagcatggGGGAGAAAGTGAGAGTGCAGCGGGGAGGAGAGGCAGGCGGCGGCGGGGGGACAGCGGCCGGTCGCCCGCTCGGACGCAGCGGGGAGCGGCTGACAGCTCGCACAAAAGAAGCGACAGTGTCGGAGGAGGAGACGTGTCCGCGGTCCTTCTGTGACACGGAGCCGTGCGGCGGCTCAAACAAGC contains:
- the LOC141019284 gene encoding uncharacterized protein, coding for MTDLETECLSLGLPPDCGSPPPPMDPSLQVDCGTGPASSAPAPTLALLSSDCPTPTLSSLAAEIAEPLVMLPCVKSEPEDGDLEPIRTVDLSEIQPLSTAELGQDQIKMEISGLDYIKSEHHGHHGNHHLGHFHHADVTELDYKSHYEPSSVFDYISQVTDTLEYIKSDHHVDLQCYYTESGTMSSHLPHNGLESIHMAELRTELNKLRPDALLMDGIGKLDAEFGGAGLYELQTAEEGKTAAEGTAATGQGGGLVITTKTQSPTVRKPRNMQGEKPFSCTQCGKNFSTLGNLKTHQRIHTGERPYTCSQCGKSFGQAGNLKRHQLIHTGQKPYVCAHCPKGFTKADDLRSHQRLHTGERPFICVTCGKSFGQSKELKAHQLSHTGERPFCCQHCGKSFSKETSYRNHVQIHTGEKPFTCSQCGKTFSNSGVLKTHEKIHSGERPFGCTQCGKSFGRLGHLKAHQQIHTGERPYACPQCAKTFSQSGHLKAHEQIHKRERTDTASSSSSSSTSSSSSTVGSDSS